Within Acomys russatus chromosome 7, mAcoRus1.1, whole genome shotgun sequence, the genomic segment gctggcctcgaacacacagagatccacctgcctctgcctctgcctctgagtgctgggatgagggATGAAAGTTGttcgccaccaggcccggctctcctttgcttatttttgaaCCAGGGTCTTTTGTGGCCTGAATTTTCTggtcctcccaagtgctggaatcacagctgCCTGCTGTTGGTTGTGTACGCTAGACAGACACTCTTTCACagaccccagcccctcactggtaGGCTCTGGGACGGCACTCTACCTCGGAGCCACATCCCAAAGACAGGGTCCAAATTGCCCAAACTTCTGACAACCTCCCTGGTAGCTGGATTACAGACAGTATCTACAGGTGATTGCAGCTGGACAGTTCCCCACCGGAAATAGGTGCCTATGATTAAAGACCAAACTGGGCTTGGTGTCGCTGGGAATCTCAGCATTCCAGAAGACAAGAGGTAAGAAGACGTGCCAGTCTGAGGCCAACTAGTTCACAGAGAGAGTGCCCCATGCCATCTAGGgacacacagcaagaccctgtcaaaaTAATGTGAAAGCCAGGGAGGAGACTTCCACCTGGAGTGGAGGTGCCAGGTCTGCCTGGTACTGGGGGTTTGAGCAAGCCAGAGCGCAGAGCAAGCCTGTGCTGGGCTCTGTCGGGAACGTGGCTCTTTAGCTTAGGAAACTGGTATAAGGGGTCATCAGGGGTCTTTCTCCTCACTGCTGCCATCTCTTTTAACAGGTTCTTGAAATTCTGAAAGACAAAGATGCCCCAACCACcagtgggaggaaacaagggaactGGGCTGTTGTTGTAAACACAGGGCCCCACCCGGAACGGAAGCACCTGCGGGTGGAGGAGGCCACACCTCTCAACAATTGGCCTCAGATTCCTCAGGGTCTGTGTCCCCCGTAGCTGTGGAGCTGGTCCCTCCCTCTGCTTGGTCTCTCCCTTGGGTGACTGGCAGGCGCCCAGCTTGGGCGGCGGCCCCTCTGACCTGTCCCTGCCGCTTCCTGCTCGCTTTGATGCGGGCCCACTTCCTTTGACAGGAACCCCCTCCCTCACCCGGCTGGTAAAAAGGCAGAAGGCAGCCGAGCAGAGCAGCATCTCTTGCAGGCAGAGGACTCTCCTCAAGGCCCTGTCTCCCAACCCTTGTACCAGTGCTGTACCTCAGACCCTGGTGCAGGCCTGGGGGACAGGGACCTGGGGACCCTGCAGCAGCAGCTTCGGTATTTTCCCCAGGTCTATCCTCTGCCCACTCATTGGGGATGCCTTGGGGCCTTTTGCTGAGTGGGTGTCCTCACCACTCCCACACCTGGCAAACCGGGGCCCTCTTCCCATCCTCTAACAGCAGCCTGTCCTTGTCCACCTTGTCCCTGGACACAAGCTCTCTCAGAGTGGGCACAAGAAGCCGACTGTGACACTCAAGGTGAAGAACTTGCCCCTCCCTGGGTGTCTTCACCTGCAAGGTGAGTGTGGGACCCTGCTGTGGGAAGATCAGCTGGAAAGCAGCATGCTGCTCCCTGGGGCTTAGACCAGAGCAGAGCCAGGGGCTCCACCCTCACTTACTTCCTCCCTGGAGGCTTGTGGGGAGAAGAGGGGTGGCTGCACCAGGTAACTGACCATGTCTACTTTGACACCCGCCCCCCTCCGGCTCAGGAAGCCCCTCAAGGCGAAAGCCCTGACAACACCCACCCTGGCCCAGGATACAAAAGAAACCAAGCCTGTTCTGTTAAGttggaaaataactttatttgctCTGAGGAGGCCTGTGCCCCCTCAGAACTTCTGAAACTGCTTCTTGGTGCCGGCAGCCTTGGTAACCTTGAGCACATTGAACCGAACGGTCTTGCTCAGGGGCCTGCACTCTCCCACGGTGACGATGTCGCCGATCTGCACATCCCTGTGGGGTTAGACAAGGAGGGGTCGTCAGGAGCGGCCTCCCCAGCAATTCCTTCATCCCCACAGACAGGCTGAGGGTGGCCATCTTGGCTCCACCCACCAGTGGTCACTCAGATGGTTGTTAAGACTAACACAAGATGTCATTTCTATTGCCCAGACATTTAGTACTGGCTATCCCGGAGGCTCTGCCCCTGCAGTCACCACCTGCACTGCCCACAGGACACCCTACTTTCATCACCTCTCCCGTCTGGGGCCCGCCTGGTCAGTGGTCCCCTGTCCTGTCCAGGGCTGGCCCTGGCTGTCAGAGAACCATGATCACCTGAAGCAGGGCGACAGGTGCACAGACATGTTCTTGTGGCGCTTCTCAAAGCGATTGTACTTCCGGATGTAATGGAGGTAGTCCCTGCGGATGACAATGGTCCTCTGCATCTTCATCTTTGTCACCACAcctgggggaaagggggaagtgtCACATGCCAGAGACCAGGATGGGGCTCCCTGGAAGCTCCACTCATGACATCTCCATTggttcctccccaccctccaaatTTCTGAGATTGCAAAGCACTGATTCCAGGCTTCTCGATCCTTGTGATTAACCATAGGGGACcctgggaaccgaactcgggCTGTTGTGTTCTCTTCCACTCATGACATCTCAACAGCGCCCTTGGGGACATCACCTGCCCGCGTTCCTGGACGCCCCTAGAACTAACCATTTATTTGTCACTCACCAGACAGGATCCGACCTCGGATGGAGACGTTACCCGTGAAGGGGCATTTCTTGTCTATATAGGTGCCCTCGATGGCCTGAAAGGGTAAGAAAGTACAGTCTGGACTACCACGTCTAAAACAGAACCAAGGATGTAGGCTCAGGGACCCAAACTACAATTCCCAGGAGCCCTAGAGGCAACCACTCGGAAGAGGGCGGGGTGGCTGAGCTTCCACACGTGCAGGGAAGGGTCCTGTACCTCCTTGGGCGTCTTGAAGCCTAGACCGATGTTTTTGTAGTACCGAGGGAGTTTTTCCTTGCCGGTTTCTCCCAGCAAAACACGTTTCTTGTTTTGAAAGattgtaggttgcttttggtaagcacGCTCCGTCTGTAGGGAATAATAATTTGGTGAGGTTACAGATAAAATTCAAGGAGACCAAGGATATGTAtggccctttctcttttttcaatcTCTTGCAAGATTCGCCCCTAAACGCCGGCCCCAGAGGGCCAATGCCCCACAAACACCCCAAATGTAGATTAGCTTACACGTTAGGTCCTAACACCGCCCACAGCTTGCAGAATTCACGTCCAAGGCTGGAATCCCGGCCTTTCAGCAACGCTGACTCCCCGAAACACCCAAGTCCACATCTTACGCATGCGTAGCCGAGCCGGGTGGGCCAGGCCTGTCACCCAGGCATttggaaggcaggaggatggcacgTGCAAGACCTGCCCGAGCCCCGTAAGCCCAAACCCTGCGCCACGATGTAAAACCACAGCAAGAGGCCGGGCTGCAGCTCCAcggcagagcgcttgcctaggGCGCAGGACGGGATATACGGGATGTATCCCATTACGGGATATAAATCGCTAAGCCAGTCTTCCAGTGTTTGCCCTCAAGCCTCCGCTTACCCGGGATAAGTCCTCTCCCCCGCACCCCATCATCTGTTACGCCCGGAGTTTTTAAGGACCGACTCCCAGAGCGCCTGAGACCCCAGGACTTAGGAAACGCCCATCAGATGAAAGCATATGCAGGCATCCTCGCTTCAGCTAATTCGTACGATAACGAAGACCTCAAGGAATAAGCTCCCCACTGAAGCGCGGAACACACAGACCCGCCGCCAGGCCACACACAGCTCTAACCTGAATGTCCGCCATCTTCCCGGCAGCCTGAGAAAAAAGAGAGCTAGGCCACCTCCCGGGCTTCCTTATTCTCTACGCGAGGTCTAAAGCGGACGTGACGTCAGGACCAGCCCTTACGGACCTAGGAGGTACTTCCGTTGCAGAGCACGCGACGCTGGGGCTGTCCGTACGCCGCCATGATGGTGGAGGACTAAGGGGAGGGAAGCCCGCCCTCGGAGCCTATCATCTCGCGAGATCCAGGCGTCCGTTGCTGGGAGTGGTTCGTTCCGGCGAGGAAAGCGCGTCGTGTGGTATCGCGAGAGTCGTAGGTTCCGTCGTAGTCCAGGTTTTTTTCAGGAATTGGATTCACGTGGAATTTGAGAaccgggtggtggcggcggttTTTCAGCCGGGCACGGCTGCCAGTGGGGCTGTGCAAAGTGGGTGAACTGGGGTGTACCCTTGGATGTCATGGGCAGCCGCTCAGGTTTTAAATGTGCCTTATCTGACAGCGTTTTTTGGATTTCCTTTCACTACACTTAAGCATATACATGCCCGCGTGGCTATGGCAGTCAGGGTGACTAGCACCGGGTTTCTGTGTCCCGACCTCCGCCGCTCGGGTGGCTGGAGCCATAGGTTAAGCCACGCAGATAGGTTTACTCGTTTGTGTTAGGACAGGGCGCGCGCATGCCAGGCTGTCCAGACCTGAGCAGGAGACCCTCAAGAGTCTCGTACATTCCATCGCCACACCCTGCTGGGCTTACGCTCTTACAACTTTCGGCTGAACATGGGACTTTTGCTTTACACATAGAAGAGCCAGGGCGAGGATTTGTGAATGGTgctggatgcctttaatccctgcgtTCAGGAGGCAGCTCATGGACATCTATTGAGCCTAAAATCAGCTGTAAGTCAACTAGCGCCCCATAGTGAGCCTGCTTCCTGAAAGACTCCATTGCAGTTGTGCATACCAAGCGTAGGTGGGAAGAGGGCTGGCTTCCTCCAGTTTTACAATTTAGAGGGTTAACATGGGAAGGATTCAAAGTAAAAACCCACCTTGCCTGGTAGCACTCGCCTTTAATtgctgcactctggaggcagaggatggctgagtttgaggccagcctggtctaaaaagtcaaggtcagccaaggatacagagaaaccgtctcaaaaaaaaccagaaagggggggggggggggaaagccacTAGGAAGACTCAGTCCCATCTGTTATATGGTAGGTAAACCGTAAGTGTTTATGGAAGGTGtgggggctagagatggctcagtggttatgaaccctggtcctgggttcaattctcagcacccatctatagtgggatccgatgccctctcctGCCATGTGGGCCTATTTGCAAAATAGAGCACTCATGTGAGTCTTGAAAAAAGGCAGGTGTTACTGTTCATCTCCTCTAATTCCCCAACACTTAATTAAGCTGACTTAGAACAAAGATTACCAATTCTAAGACAAGATGGTTGTGAGATGTCTGTTCTGTATCCTTTACCGGCTCAAGCAGTTTCTGTAGTTCTGCCTGTTCTAGaataaaccaggctgacctaCAACTCAGGTATCCAGCAGGCTTTGCCTCCAGCCTGCCAGGTGCAGCCTAAACTGGCAAGTGTACATTACATCATGGCTTTTTTTTCcggttttgagataaggtttgtgtatccttggctgtcctggactcactttatagatccgcctgggattaaaggcgagcaccaccagaGCGTGGCTTACCTCATGTTTTTCTAGGATTCAATGACAATCTTCTGAAGTGATCTAGCTTAGGGAGCCATTCATGCGTAAATACTATCATAACTTTGCATTTAAGAGTTGAGCACAGGAGAATTGCTCAGTTGGAGAGCAGGCTGGTCTAGTGTCCAGACAGCAGAGACTAAATGAGGGGGAAAAGGCAATCCAAAACTAACCCTGAGGCAAGTTCCTTCCGGATCTGCTGGCCCAACTCGGCACCTTTGTGGCCCTCTTATTCTAGTCTGAACTCCTTTGTGGTGTCGGGCCCACACGTTGCAGCTGAGTTAGAGGCAGCCTACGCAGGATCGTCCCCTCGCTCCTGATGgtgccctctgcccctgcctaCAAACAGCATAGTGCAATGACACCGGGTTTAACAgtcaaataatttattattatcacaCAGACCCCTGCAGCAGTAGGGAAGGAGCAAAGGCAGCACACGTGCTCGGCCGTCAGCCCAGCCCAGGTGTGCAGGCCCCATGCTCACAGCTGCAGAGTGTGGCACCGGGGCAGATGGGCAGGGCGGCCCAGCTACTCTCTTCATTTTAAACTCTGAAGCCCAAGTAAATCCACTTTAATACAACTCAAGAGCTGTCTAAGTCTCCTCTACCCATAGGATAGTGACTAAGGCATCCTTTGTCCCCACTTCCCTGAGCGGCGGTGAGGAAGTGCAGGCCAGGCAGGCATTAGGCAAACAGTCTTTATTGGGCTCACAGCAGGAGTCCGTTGGCCTTGAGGACATCTGTGAACTTGCTGATTTTGCTCTCCACATTCTTCTCTGCCTGTTTCCGTAGCCTCTGTGGGTGAAGACAAGTGACCGTGAGAGGCGGCTCCTCACCATGGcctccctagccctaaccctggGGTGCAGAACCTGTCCTCACCAAGAGCTGCTTCTTCTTCCGATAGTGGATCTTGGCTTTTTCCTTCCGTTTCTCTTCCAGAGTGGCTGTCACTGCTTGGTACTTCCACCCGACCTCATGAGCCAGTCGACCCAGGTAAGCAAACTGCAGGGGCACAAAGCTGTAAGGACATGGAAGGGGGCCCCGGCAGCACAGGGGTGAGCTCGAGA encodes:
- the LOC127191402 gene encoding 40S ribosomal protein S11, with protein sequence MADIQTERAYQKQPTIFQNKKRVLLGETGKEKLPRYYKNIGLGFKTPKEAIEGTYIDKKCPFTGNVSIRGRILSGVVTKMKMQRTIVIRRDYLHYIRKYNRFEKRHKNMSVHLSPCFRDVQIGDIVTVGECRPLSKTVRFNVLKVTKAAGTKKQFQKF